In Microtus pennsylvanicus isolate mMicPen1 chromosome 12, mMicPen1.hap1, whole genome shotgun sequence, the following proteins share a genomic window:
- the Stap1 gene encoding signal-transducing adaptor protein 1 isoform X1, whose product MMAKKPPKPAPRRIFQERLKITALPLYFEGFLLVKRPEYQEYKLYWTELRGTTLFFYTDRKSTIYVGKLDITDLVCLTDQNSTEKSCARFTLVLPTEEVQLKTENTESGEEWRGFILTVTELSVPQHVSLLPGQVIRLHEVLEREKKRRLETERLPVMPAEKEKEPEQDDVDVPNPMPACFYAVSRKEATEMLEKNPSLGNMILRPGSDSKNYSITIRQEIEMPRIKHYKVMSAGKHYTIDLEKPVTLPNLFSVVDYFVKETRGNLRPFIHSTDDNLGQEPNTEK is encoded by the exons ATGATGGCTAAGAAGCCCCCGAAACCAGCTCCCCGCAGGATCTTCCAGGAGAGGTTAAAGATCACCGCTCTGCCCCTGTACTTTGAAGGGTTTTTATTAGTCAAAAGGCCTGAGTACCAG GAGTACAAACTCTACTGGACAGAGTTGAGAGGAACCACGCTTTTCTTTTATACCGACAGAAAAAGCACAATA TATGTTGGCAAGTTAGACATAACAGACCTTGTATGCCTTACTGACCAAAATTCAACTGAGAAGAGCTGTGCAAGATTCACTCTTGTTCTGCCTACAGAGGAAGTACAACTGAAG acagaaaacacagaaagtggGGAAGAATGGAGGGGCTTCATTCTTACAGTAACAGAG CTGTCGGTTCCTCAACACGTGTCACTTCTACCGGGGCAAGTGATTAGACTGCATGAAGTcttagagagagaaaagaaaagaaggcttgAGACAGAGCGGTTGCCAGTTATGCCTGcggagaaagagaaggagccGGAGCAAGATGATGTGGATGTACCGAACCCTATGCCAGC ATGTTTTTATGCAGTTTCCCGGAAAGAAGCAACCGAGATGCTAGAGAAGAATCCTTCTTTGGGAAATATGATCCTGAGGCCTGGCAGTGACAGTAAAAACTACTCCATCACTATCCGACAGGAGATAGA AATGCCAAGAATCAAACACTACAAAGTAATGAGCGCTGGAAAGCACTACACCATCGACCTGGAAAAACCC GTAACACTCCCAAACCTTTTCAGTGTCGTTGACTATTTTGTGAAGGAGACGCGAGGGAATCTGAGACCATTCATACATTCAACTGATGACAACCTCG GTCAAGAGCCCAACACAGAAAAGTGA
- the Stap1 gene encoding signal-transducing adaptor protein 1 isoform X2, whose protein sequence is MMAKKPPKPAPRRIFQERLKITALPLYFEGFLLVKRPEYQEYKLYWTELRGTTLFFYTDRKSTIYVGKLDITDLVCLTDQNSTEKSCARFTLVLPTEEVQLKTENTESGEEWRGFILTVTELSVPQHVSLLPGQVIRLHEVLEREKKRRLETERLPVMPAEKEKEPEQDDVDVPNPMPACFYAVSRKEATEMLEKNPSLGNMILRPGSDSKNYSITIRQEIEMPRIKHYKVMSAGKHYTIDLEKPVTLPNLFSVVDYFVKETRGNLRPFIHSTDDNLGMVKSPTQKSEKLKKNPHKA, encoded by the exons ATGATGGCTAAGAAGCCCCCGAAACCAGCTCCCCGCAGGATCTTCCAGGAGAGGTTAAAGATCACCGCTCTGCCCCTGTACTTTGAAGGGTTTTTATTAGTCAAAAGGCCTGAGTACCAG GAGTACAAACTCTACTGGACAGAGTTGAGAGGAACCACGCTTTTCTTTTATACCGACAGAAAAAGCACAATA TATGTTGGCAAGTTAGACATAACAGACCTTGTATGCCTTACTGACCAAAATTCAACTGAGAAGAGCTGTGCAAGATTCACTCTTGTTCTGCCTACAGAGGAAGTACAACTGAAG acagaaaacacagaaagtggGGAAGAATGGAGGGGCTTCATTCTTACAGTAACAGAG CTGTCGGTTCCTCAACACGTGTCACTTCTACCGGGGCAAGTGATTAGACTGCATGAAGTcttagagagagaaaagaaaagaaggcttgAGACAGAGCGGTTGCCAGTTATGCCTGcggagaaagagaaggagccGGAGCAAGATGATGTGGATGTACCGAACCCTATGCCAGC ATGTTTTTATGCAGTTTCCCGGAAAGAAGCAACCGAGATGCTAGAGAAGAATCCTTCTTTGGGAAATATGATCCTGAGGCCTGGCAGTGACAGTAAAAACTACTCCATCACTATCCGACAGGAGATAGA AATGCCAAGAATCAAACACTACAAAGTAATGAGCGCTGGAAAGCACTACACCATCGACCTGGAAAAACCC GTAACACTCCCAAACCTTTTCAGTGTCGTTGACTATTTTGTGAAGGAGACGCGAGGGAATCTGAGACCATTCATACATTCAACTGATGACAACCTCGGTATG GTCAAGAGCCCAACACAGAAAAGTGAGAAGCTGAAGAAAAATCCACACAAGGCCTGA